One segment of Anopheles stephensi strain Indian chromosome 3, UCI_ANSTEP_V1.0, whole genome shotgun sequence DNA contains the following:
- the LOC118508846 gene encoding putative nuclease HARBI1, with protein sequence MIPALLFVSDSSEEYSSDDIDYGHWTDEETSTDRNRTRESIPYHLDNEWFLKCFHVPRDVFETLYEGVFPKLAASTEREPTVYEKLAATLRYLAKGTCTSDTGVGGYKAMPRKAFQQMFLPTLAAIHDLIYSKYVLLDPQDAEEQREAEQYFLEQFPQLRGVGLCAITTHIEIAEPAEEKHLFYYKHGAYCLTALMICDQSKRIRYANASFCAAINDVYVWSSSGLDDHFSEEYSDGSAGCQVLASSTFPSKAWLITPKQDAKRNSPEATFNEQHERALAVAEESIQLLKERFRCLLGNPPIPYKPLECATIVAVCCALHNMCMEYEQLQQ encoded by the exons ATGATACCGGCACTTTTATTTGTGTCCGACTCGAGCGAAGAATATTCATCGGACGACATTGATTACGGTCACTGGACGGATGAGGAAACCTCTACCGATCGCAATCGTACGCGGGAATCAATTCCGTACCATTTAGACAATGAATG GTTCCTAAAATGCTTCCACGTGCCACGAGATGTGTTTGAAACACTGTACGAGGGCGTGTTTCCAAAGCTTGCCGCCTCAACTGAACGTGAGCCTACGGTTTACGAAAAGCTAGCGGCCACGTTACGATACCTAGCCAAAGGTACCTGTACCAGTGACACGGGCGTTGGCGGTTACAAAGCGATGCCCCGGAAAGCGTTTCAACAGATGTTTCTACCAACGCTAGCGGCAATACACGATTTGATCTACAGCAAATATGTCTTACTGGATCCACAAGACGCCGAAGAGCAACGGGAAGCGGAACAATATTTCCTAGAACAGTTTCCTCAGCTGCGTGGCGTGGGATTGTGCGCAATTACGACACACATTGAAATAGCTGAGCCGGCGGAAGAGAAGCATCTGTTTTACTACAAGCATGGCGCGTACTGTCTCACTGCATTGATG ATTTGCGATCAGAGTAAACGAATCAGGTACGCCAATGCAAGCTTCTGCGCCGCCATAAACGATGTGTATGTATGGTCCAGTTCGGGTTTGGATGACCATTTCAGTGAGGAGTACAGTGACGGTAGTGCAGGCTGCCAGGTATTGG CAAGCTCCACGTTTCCCTCTAAAGCCTGGTTAATCACACCGAAGCAAGACGCCAAACGCAACAGCCCTGAGGCCACATTTAACGAACAGCACGAACGGGCATTAGCAGTGGCGGAGGAGTCGATTCAACTATTAAAGGAGCGTTTTCGATGCCTGCTTGGCAATCCGCCGATTCCGTACAAACCTCTCGAATGCGCCACTATCGTTGCCGTTTGTTGTGCGCTTCACAACATGTGCATGGAGTACGAACAGTTGCAACAATAA
- the LOC118508847 gene encoding uncharacterized protein LOC118508847 yields the protein MDRKRPISRITNQQLSRLIGCLESEPDVARNLVRGPQNGFWRKVASELNDIGPSRKDVTSWKRAWFDYKCSAKKRVMQYNAAIAAGIYPKHLSPIHKRVIKLLGLEIKKAKLTEDIGSGSDDMVSEEATHFDADPTDSNMDGRGGAGGLMQDGAVSDDNMDEAPTPSGNTIRACQKRLAKLPNITIKKHRNDTEDPLGNGGYSSSAPFGASARRRAREATIRKALETNQALITSVNASLEASKEFTAELRTMAKTFEEMNANMKHVSGVLRNLTEVLKSK from the exons ATGGACCGAAAACGACC CATTTCCCGCATCACAAATCAGCAGCTGAGCCGGTTGATAGGCTGCCTGGAGTCGGAACCAGACGTTGCCCGAAACCTTGTACGGGGTCCACAGAACGGTTTCTGGCGCAAGGTTGCCAGCGAGCTGAACGATATAGGACCGTCACGTAAAGATGTTACATCGTGGAAGAGG GCTTGGTTTGACTACAAGTGTAGTGCGAAGAAGCGAGTCATGCAATACAATGCGGCCATTGCGGCGGGCATCTATCCAAAGCACCTGTCCCCCATACACAAACGTGTGATAAAGCTGTTGGGTTTGGAGATTAAGAAAGCAAAGCTGACGGAGGACATCGGTTCCGGGTCGGATGATATGGTTAGCGAGGAGGCCACCCACTTTGACGCGGACCCAACGGATTCCAACATGGATGGGAGAGGAGGCGCAGGAGGTTTGATGCAGGACGGGGCAGTGTCCGACGATAATATGGACGAGGCACCAACGCCATCCGGCAACACGATCCGAGCGTGCCAGAAACGGTTGGCCAAACTTCCCAACATAACCATTAAAAAGCACCGCAACGATACGGAGGACCCGTTGGGAAACGGGGGCTACAGTAGTTCTGCACCTTTCGGCGCATCGGCCAGAAGACGGGCGAGGGAAGCCACCATTCGCAAAGCGCTCGAAACCAACCAAGCGCTAATCACATCGGTAAATGCTTCCCTAGAGGCCAGCAAGGAGTTTACCGCTGAGCTGCGAACGATGGCGAAAACGTTTGAAGAGATGAACGCGAACATGAAGCACGTGAGTGGCGTGCTGCGCAATTTAACGGAGGTATtgaaatcgaaataa
- the LOC118513489 gene encoding uncharacterized protein LOC118513489 — MDCDTGEQKAAPLQNLNDELQRSRSPLETVAEEAEGYQPILVTPCTEWKSYPLLVEDSTRLRLAPSLERALRYFFTHRGKNVTEISRSDLLIVLIYVIALETGLIPKGATLPSAIWSEKHHCYRSFDRRLVHHFATRLPMDWFRAGAGSYHLELELIHEKAIRSNLSCTVVAFCSGDLLIVNLLPYHGLSGFSTAIPISYHVPAVNAVRLPFCYQYLQGLAVKVKNDLLIPFRNHVYRFIPTVSPSLQGIPPEVMLKVSAHLDSFSQRNVKLALNTTP; from the exons ATGGATTGTGATACCGGCGAACAGAAGGCGGCTCCGTTGCAAAATctcaacgatgagctgcagcGAAGCCGATCCCCGCTAGAAACGGTTGCCGAGGAAGCGGAAG GATATCAACCCATTCTGGTAACACCGTGCACGGAATGGAAGTCGTATCCGCTTCTGGTAGAGGACAGCACCAGGCTCCGGCTGGCACCGTCGCTCGAACGGGCCTTGCGCTATTTTTTCACCCACCGGGGCAAAAACGTCACGGAGATAAGCCGGAGCGATCTGCTGATAGTACTTATCTACGTGATCGCCCTCGAGACCGGTCTGATACCCAAGGGTGCCACACTGCCCTCCGCCATCTGGTCGGAGAAACATCACTGTTACCGGTCGTTCGATAGACGGCTCGTGCACCATTTCGCCACCCGGTTACCGATGGACTGGTTCCGGGCGGGGGCCGGCTCGTACCACTTAGAGCTGGAGCTAATACACGAGAAAGCCATCCGCAGCAACCTTTCCTGTACGGTGGTTGCGTTCTGCAGTGGCGATTTGCTCATTGTTAACTTGCTACCGTACCACGGGCTTTCAGGCTTTTCCACCGCAATACCGATCAGCTACCACGTACCGGCGGTCAATGCGGTTCGGCTGCCCTTTTGCTACCAGTATCTGCAGGGGCTTGCGGTGAAGGTAAAGAATGATCTGCTCATACCGTTTCGGAACCATGTGTACCGGTTCATACCCACCGTCAGCCCATCACTGCAAGGGATACCGCCCGAGGTGATGCTGAAGGTGTCGGCGCATTTGGATAGCTTCTCGCAGCGGAACGTAAAGCTCGCTTTAAATACGACGCCCTAA